Sequence from the Sphingobacteriaceae bacterium GW460-11-11-14-LB5 genome:
GGTTTTTCAATGCTTTAAGCTGTAAAAAAAATGTAATATAACAGATAGGCGATTGCATTCCGCATGAAAAACTCAACGTTTAAAGGTTTTGGAAAGACTTGATTCCGGTTATAAAAAGCCGTGGTTTCCTGCAACAGCCTCAGTTAAATAAACCTGATTGCCGGGAAGAGCTTCCGATCCTTTACCGATAAATCGGCACTAAATTAGCATCGGAACTCGTACCAAAAAGCAGGACTACAATGGCCAAAAGCACAGAACCAACCGTTTCCTAATTATATTATTTTTTTCTTTTTTTGGAAATGAAAGGGCAGCCTTGCATAGCGACTGTAGTCCCGCCATCCGCTTTATCCCGATGAAACCTGTGAAACAAGCAAGCACACGATCAAAGACAAAACAGACAGTGCTTTAATCGGGATGTTCGCTCCTGTCGGGTTTAGTTAACAAAAGCCTGTTGCTAGGGTTTCCTGCACCACCTCAGTTAAATAAACCTGATTGCCGGGAACAGCTTCCGATCCTTTACCGATAAATCGGCACTAAATTAGCATCGGAACTCGTACCAAAAAGCAGGACTACAATGGCCAAAAGCACAGAACCAACCGTTTCCTAATCATCTTAAAAACTTTTATTTTAGGAAAATTGCCATCAGTATTTTCACTGCTGCTATGGTCACGCCATTTGCTTTACTTAACATCCTGTTTAGTTCTGAGAGAAATAACATTCCCCTGACCTTGCATTACCGTTAGTAATTTTTAAATTTAAAATCTCATAGCTTCAGCAATGGATAAAAAAATAGCATTACTTAAAGATAAAATCAACCAGGCAAACCTTGGTGGCGGACAGGCCCGGATCGACAGTCAGCATAAAAAAGGTAAACTCACTGCCCGCGAACGCATTCATTTTTTAATGGATGAAGGAAGCTTTGAGGAAATTGGCATGATGGTTACCCACCGCAGTACCGATTTTGGTATGGAACGCGAAAAATATCTGGGCGATGGTGTAGTAACGGGCTATGGAACAGTTAGTGGCAGGTTAACTTATGTGTTTTCTCAGGATTTCACTGTATTCGGTGGCTCGCTCTCTGAAACCCATGCAGAGAAAATTTGCAAGCTGATGGATATGGCAATGAAAAATGGTGCGCCGTTAATCGGTTTAAATGATAGTGGTGGTGCCCGCATTCAGGAAGGTGTGGTTTCATTGGGTGGTTATGCCGATATTTTTTATAAAAATGTACAGGCTTCGGGCGTAATTCCGCAGCTATCGGCCATAATGGGACCCTGTGCAGGTGGAGCCGTTTATTCGCCAGCCATTACCGATTTTATTTTAATGGTAGAAAACACTTCTTATATGTTCGTGACTGGCCCAAACGTAGTTAAAACGGTAACACACGAAGAAGTAACTTCAGAAGAGTTAGGAGGTGCCAGTACACATGCTACAAAGTCGGGCGTTACCCATTTTGCCTGTGCCAATGAAATCGAAGCGATTAACCACTTAAAAAAGCTTCTGAGTTATATGCCACAAAACTGTGAGGAAATAGCTGATCATTTACCTTACGAAACCGCTGATGAAAGCCGGCCGGAACTCAATACTTTTATGCCTGAAAATGCTTCACAGCCTTATGATATACGTGAAGTAATTTCTGCTGTGGCTGATACAGATAGTTTTTTAGAAGTACACGCGGCTTATGCTGAAAATATTGTGGTAGGTTTTGCACGCCTGGCGGGAAGAAGTATTGGTATTGTAGCCAACCAACCAGCCTATTTAGCAGGCGTTTTAGATAGTAATTCTTCTACCAAAGCTGCCCGTTTTGTCCGTTTTTGCGATTGTTTTAACATTCCATTACTCGTATTTGAAGATGTTCCGGGATTTTTACCTGGTACAGATCAGGAATGGAATGGCATTATCACCAATGGTGCAAAATTATTGTACGCTTTTAGCGAAGCCACCGTACCACGCATTACCGTAATTACCAGAAAAGCTTATGGTGGTGCTTACGATGTGATGAACAGCAAACATATTGGCGCAGATATGAATTACGCCTGGCCAAGTGCAGAAATTGCTGTAATGGGCGCTAAAGGAGCAGCCGAAATCATTTTTAAAAGAGAAATTACTTCAGCAGAAAAGCCTGAAGAAAAATGGCTGGAAAAAGAAAAATTATATTCAGATATCTTCGCGAATCCTTACCGTGCGGCCGAGCGTGGTTTTGTTGATGAAGTGATTGAACCGGCCCAAACCCGTATAAAGTTGATAAAAGCTTTTAAGATGTTGGAAAATAAGGTGGTGAATAATCCAAGAAAAAAACATGGAAATATACCTTTGTAAAGATGAAAGATGGATGAGGTAAGATGGATAATGGACTAATTTCCCATCACCCGTTTTACATGATACATATTACATTCACTATTTACATTTTACATTTCGTTACATGTTAAAACGCGCCGATATCCTCCTCATGGCTTTTTGCACAGGCCTGATTGTTGCAAATATTTACTACTGCCAACCTTTGGTAATCTTAATTGCGAAAGATTTTAATCTTACTGAAACCGATGCGGGAAGGATAACCTACCTCACACAAATCGGTTACGCTTTAGGTCTTTTCCTTTTGGTGCCATTGGGTGATATGTTTGAGCGTAAAAAACAGATCCTCGTAATTACCGGTCTCGCTATTCTGGCATTATTAGTCGCTGCGCTTTCGCATACTTTTTTTATACTAGAAGTTGCCTCTGTTTTAATAGGAGGCTGCTCTATCGTACCTCAACTCATTTTGCCCTTAGCGGCTAATTTAAGTAGCGATGAAAACCGTGGGGCCAATATTGGCATGATTATGAGTGGTTTGCTGGTTGGAATTCTAGCCTCCCGGGCCGTAAGCGGAAGTATTGGTTTTTGGTTAGGCTGGAGGGCCGTTTATTATATCGCCGCCGGAATTTGTAGCTTGCTTATTCTGTTAATGGCCAAACGTTTTCCACAAAGCTACCCCGCTTTTAAAGGAACCTACAAAGAGCTTATGCGCTCGATGTTTAGTTATATCAAAACCCAGCCGGCTTTAAGGGAGACATCGATTATCAACTTCCTGGCTTTCGCCATTATCAGCGCATTCTGGACGACTATGGTATTGTTTCTGGCTAACCCTCCTTTTAATTTCCAGACTTTACAGATTGGCTTATTTGGAATTGCAGGAGCTGCAGGCGCATTGGCTGCTCCATTGGTTGGTAAATTAAGCGATGGCAACAATCCACGTAAAAATTTAATGATTGGTTTTATATTACAAATTGTGAGTATCGCCTTGTTTTATTTTACAGGAAGCCATTTGTACCTGTTTGT
This genomic interval carries:
- a CDS encoding methylmalonyl-CoA carboxyltransferase yields the protein MDKKIALLKDKINQANLGGGQARIDSQHKKGKLTARERIHFLMDEGSFEEIGMMVTHRSTDFGMEREKYLGDGVVTGYGTVSGRLTYVFSQDFTVFGGSLSETHAEKICKLMDMAMKNGAPLIGLNDSGGARIQEGVVSLGGYADIFYKNVQASGVIPQLSAIMGPCAGGAVYSPAITDFILMVENTSYMFVTGPNVVKTVTHEEVTSEELGGASTHATKSGVTHFACANEIEAINHLKKLLSYMPQNCEEIADHLPYETADESRPELNTFMPENASQPYDIREVISAVADTDSFLEVHAAYAENIVVGFARLAGRSIGIVANQPAYLAGVLDSNSSTKAARFVRFCDCFNIPLLVFEDVPGFLPGTDQEWNGIITNGAKLLYAFSEATVPRITVITRKAYGGAYDVMNSKHIGADMNYAWPSAEIAVMGAKGAAEIIFKREITSAEKPEEKWLEKEKLYSDIFANPYRAAERGFVDEVIEPAQTRIKLIKAFKMLENKVVNNPRKKHGNIPL
- a CDS encoding MFS transporter; the protein is MAFCTGLIVANIYYCQPLVILIAKDFNLTETDAGRITYLTQIGYALGLFLLVPLGDMFERKKQILVITGLAILALLVAALSHTFFILEVASVLIGGCSIVPQLILPLAANLSSDENRGANIGMIMSGLLVGILASRAVSGSIGFWLGWRAVYYIAAGICSLLILLMAKRFPQSYPAFKGTYKELMRSMFSYIKTQPALRETSIINFLAFAIISAFWTTMVLFLANPPFNFQTLQIGLFGIAGAAGALAAPLVGKLSDGNNPRKNLMIGFILQIVSIALFYFTGSHLYLFVIGIVLIDIGQQAIHVTNQTRIYTLIPEARNRLNTIFMSVSFIGASCGSALGLWLWDQGGWALFCYGMTGIIVLNILIYQFYGRKNK